From Nitrososphaerales archaeon, a single genomic window includes:
- a CDS encoding U6 snRNA-associated Sm-like protein LSm6: MSQNMKKPLSVLQKAINKHVSIRLKSDLEYRGKMCNADSYMNIILTDAEEYNSGTLIASYGKVVIRGSNVLFIKIDDEI; the protein is encoded by the coding sequence TTGTCACAGAATATGAAGAAACCATTGAGCGTACTTCAAAAGGCTATAAATAAGCACGTCTCAATAAGGTTGAAGAGTGATTTAGAGTATAGAGGGAAGATGTGCAATGCCGACTCGTATATGAATATAATCCTTACTGATGCGGAAGAGTATAATTCAGGAACTCTTATAGCGAGTTATGGAAAAGTGGTAATAAGAGGTAGTAACGTTCTTTTTATTAAAATCGATGATGAGATTTAA
- the ilvC gene encoding ketol-acid reductoisomerase — protein MAKIWYDKDVSLDPIKNETIAVIGYGIQGSAQACNIRDSGLKVIVADVKGSLGWENAIKDGHTVYETPDAVAKGDIILFLVPDMLQAKVYKEQVEPNLSKGKALDFAHGAAIHWGWIKPPEWIDVIMLAPKSPGALLRETYLKNFSVPALVAVHQDYTGRAWDRILALAKAVGCTRVGVIKTTFKEEVETDWLGEQAVLCGGVDRLIRNAFETLVDHGYQPEVAYFECLNELKLIVDLIYRYGITGMYRRVSETARYGGLTRGGRVVTEAARKGAEELLKEIQSGDFAKEWVKAYEKEGTEAFEKYLRELAKHPIERVGKELRKMMWPNEQVE, from the coding sequence TTGGCTAAAATTTGGTATGATAAGGATGTTAGTTTAGATCCTATTAAGAATGAGACGATTGCTGTAATCGGTTATGGAATTCAAGGTTCTGCACAAGCTTGCAATATAAGAGATTCAGGTCTAAAAGTGATTGTAGCGGATGTTAAAGGTAGTTTAGGTTGGGAGAATGCTATTAAAGATGGGCATACTGTTTATGAAACACCAGATGCAGTAGCAAAAGGTGATATCATTTTATTTTTAGTTCCAGATATGCTCCAAGCAAAGGTATACAAAGAGCAAGTAGAGCCTAATCTATCTAAGGGTAAAGCTTTAGACTTTGCACATGGTGCAGCGATTCATTGGGGATGGATCAAACCGCCCGAGTGGATAGATGTAATAATGTTAGCGCCCAAATCGCCGGGTGCATTATTACGTGAAACTTATCTGAAAAACTTCTCAGTACCTGCATTGGTTGCAGTTCATCAGGATTATACTGGTAGAGCGTGGGATAGAATTCTTGCACTCGCAAAAGCCGTTGGATGTACAAGAGTTGGTGTGATTAAAACTACTTTTAAAGAGGAGGTTGAGACCGATTGGCTTGGAGAGCAGGCAGTTCTTTGTGGAGGTGTGGATAGATTGATTAGAAATGCTTTTGAAACATTGGTGGATCATGGTTATCAACCTGAAGTTGCTTACTTTGAATGTTTAAATGAGTTAAAGCTGATCGTAGATTTGATCTATAGGTATGGGATTACAGGTATGTATAGAAGGGTTAGTGAAACAGCCCGTTATGGCGGACTAACGAGAGGTGGTAGAGTGGTGACAGAAGCGGCAAGAAAGGGTGCTGAAGAGTTATTGAAAGAGATTCAGTCCGGAGATTTTGCTAAAGAGTGGGTTAAGGCTTATGAGAAAGAGGGTACAGAAGCTTTCGAAAAGTATTTACGTGAGTTAGCGAAGCATCCCATAGAACGAGTAGGTAAAGAGTTACGTAAAATGATGTGGCCAAATGAACAGGTCGAATGA
- the cimA gene encoding citramalate synthase produces the protein MEVLDTTLRDGAQAQGVTFSLQDKISLVERLDDLGVKYIEGGWPSSNLKDMKFFKAVKQISLKNSKIVACSTTYKRGSSPSKDKGLNALLKVDLDTAVIIGKSWDLHVKEILKAELDENITMIQESIEYLRSHGIRVIFDAEHFYDGYSANREYSLRVIKAAEESGAEVIVLCDTNGGTTISRFNEITKDALAKLNTKVGVHCHNDLGLAVANTLVAIELGVEHIQGTINGFGERCGNADLCQLIPTIQLKMGISALKSTKPLSEQLRSLTALSRYVYELTNITPDPYKPYVGINAFAHKAGIHIDAILKNPRAYEHIDPSLVGNKRRIAISELSGRSAVVNEALKLGIKLDKESEMVDKILNEIKRLEAQGYYLENANATVHLIILKAMGYDLQPFTLKFWRVTTEKFEQTFATSEVLVNVKRESIHEAAVGVGPVHALDRALRKALLKRFPILRKTQLINYKVSVVESGGTASSVRVFIEFKDDNYNWATTALSRNILEASIKALVDGYTYRLALEKLKVNGINTN, from the coding sequence ATCGAAGTCCTCGATACAACCTTAAGGGATGGGGCACAGGCCCAAGGAGTGACCTTTTCATTACAAGATAAAATCAGTCTGGTGGAACGATTAGACGATTTGGGTGTGAAGTATATAGAGGGAGGTTGGCCATCCTCCAACCTTAAAGATATGAAGTTCTTCAAAGCTGTAAAGCAAATATCTCTTAAAAATTCAAAGATCGTAGCATGTAGTACCACGTATAAAAGAGGATCATCACCGAGTAAGGATAAAGGGTTGAATGCGTTGCTCAAAGTCGATCTGGATACAGCAGTTATCATTGGGAAGTCTTGGGACTTACATGTGAAAGAGATACTGAAAGCGGAATTGGATGAGAATATCACCATGATACAAGAGAGCATAGAGTACTTAAGAAGCCATGGTATTCGTGTAATCTTCGATGCAGAACACTTTTACGATGGGTACAGTGCGAATCGAGAATATTCCTTAAGAGTTATAAAGGCGGCGGAGGAGAGTGGGGCGGAAGTGATCGTATTATGTGATACGAATGGCGGCACAACCATCAGCAGATTCAATGAAATTACCAAGGATGCTTTAGCTAAATTGAATACAAAGGTCGGGGTCCATTGCCATAACGATCTTGGATTGGCCGTAGCCAATACGTTGGTAGCGATCGAGCTGGGCGTTGAGCACATTCAAGGTACGATAAATGGATTTGGCGAGAGGTGTGGTAATGCAGACCTCTGCCAATTGATCCCCACGATACAATTAAAGATGGGTATAAGCGCCTTAAAATCGACGAAGCCTTTATCGGAGCAGTTAAGGTCTTTGACGGCACTTTCACGGTACGTTTATGAATTAACCAATATAACTCCAGATCCATACAAACCTTATGTAGGTATAAATGCCTTCGCCCATAAAGCGGGCATACATATAGATGCGATATTGAAGAATCCGCGCGCATATGAGCATATCGATCCATCGTTGGTTGGGAATAAAAGAAGGATCGCCATATCGGAACTTTCGGGCAGATCGGCGGTAGTCAATGAGGCACTTAAACTTGGTATAAAGTTGGATAAAGAAAGCGAAATGGTCGATAAGATACTGAATGAAATCAAAAGGTTAGAAGCGCAAGGCTATTACTTAGAAAATGCGAATGCTACAGTACACTTGATCATACTCAAAGCCATGGGTTACGATCTTCAACCCTTCACGCTAAAATTTTGGAGGGTCACTACTGAGAAGTTCGAACAGACATTCGCTACGAGTGAAGTTCTTGTTAATGTAAAGCGAGAAAGTATTCATGAAGCAGCCGTTGGTGTAGGCCCGGTACATGCTCTGGACCGTGCGTTAAGAAAGGCCCTTTTAAAGAGGTTCCCCATTTTGAGAAAGACCCAACTTATCAATTATAAGGTTTCAGTCGTGGAGAGCGGTGGAACAGCTTCCTCGGTTAGAGTCTTTATAGAGTTTAAAGATGATAATTATAATTGGGCTACAACTGCACTCTCACGAAATATATTAGAGGCGAGTATAAAAGCGCTCGTCGATGGATACACCTATCGATTAGCTTTGGAGAAATTAAAAGTTAATGGTATTAACACTAATTAA
- a CDS encoding SWIM zinc finger family protein: MNKDLLEAYRAYGKKFDRALKLVENNCVKFHKFHPSGREVWTVIGSEGDQIVDPSIPYCSCRDFYFKALSSKSELCYHLLALQMAKVMEKYDEVKFYDEEYATFIKLLLHDLTKVRVK, from the coding sequence TTGAACAAGGATTTACTGGAAGCCTATCGAGCCTATGGTAAAAAATTCGATAGAGCATTAAAGTTGGTAGAGAATAATTGTGTAAAGTTCCATAAATTCCATCCCAGTGGTAGAGAAGTTTGGACCGTGATTGGGAGTGAAGGTGATCAGATCGTAGATCCTTCGATACCTTACTGTTCATGTAGAGATTTTTACTTTAAAGCCCTCAGTAGTAAGAGTGAATTATGTTATCATCTATTGGCTCTACAAATGGCAAAGGTTATGGAGAAGTACGATGAAGTTAAATTCTACGATGAAGAATATGCCACCTTTATCAAATTACTCCTTCATGACCTAACCAAAGTAAGGGTAAAATAA